One stretch of Nocardia mangyaensis DNA includes these proteins:
- a CDS encoding DUF427 domain-containing protein yields the protein MTRDDAAAATTAPSTGQPQAVWAVAFASVIAFMGIGLPSSRSGAGGRSVDGMTEDQRGRVRVEAGQKRVRVYLRGRLVADTLRPLLVWEIPYYPTYYLPLTDLEADLEPKGITEHSTSRGDSTGYDVVIDGVRADGAALRYLDSPLTELKDAVRLDFETFDWFEEDEPIFVHPRDPYARIDILGSSRNVRVEVDGVTVADSSAPRILFETGLPARYYLPLPDVRMDLLVASDTHTSCPYKGTADYWNVQVGDAVHEDIVWIYRTPLPESQKVAGLACFYNEKVDIYLDGVLQDRPRTPFS from the coding sequence TTGACTCGCGACGACGCCGCCGCAGCCACCACCGCCCCGTCCACCGGACAACCCCAGGCCGTCTGGGCCGTCGCCTTCGCGAGCGTGATCGCGTTCATGGGCATCGGCCTGCCCTCCTCGAGGTCGGGCGCCGGCGGGCGTAGCGTCGATGGCATGACGGAGGACCAGCGCGGGCGAGTCAGGGTGGAAGCCGGACAGAAGCGGGTGCGGGTGTATCTGCGCGGGCGATTGGTGGCCGATACGCTGCGGCCGTTGCTCGTCTGGGAGATTCCGTACTACCCGACCTACTATCTGCCGCTCACCGACCTCGAGGCCGACCTGGAACCGAAGGGGATCACCGAACACTCCACCAGCCGTGGCGATTCCACCGGGTACGACGTGGTGATCGACGGCGTGCGGGCCGACGGCGCCGCGCTACGGTATCTCGATTCACCGTTGACGGAGCTGAAAGACGCTGTGCGCCTGGACTTCGAGACCTTCGACTGGTTCGAAGAAGACGAGCCGATCTTCGTCCACCCGCGTGATCCGTATGCCCGGATCGACATCCTCGGCAGTTCCCGGAACGTGCGGGTGGAGGTCGACGGCGTCACCGTCGCGGACTCGTCCGCACCGCGCATCCTGTTCGAAACAGGTCTGCCCGCAAGGTATTACCTGCCGCTACCCGATGTGCGGATGGATCTGCTCGTCGCCTCCGACACGCACACCAGCTGCCCGTACAAGGGCACCGCCGACTACTGGAACGTCCAGGTCGGCGACGCGGTGCACGAAGACATCGTGTGGATCTATCGCACCCCACTGCCGGAGAGCCAGAAGGTCGCGGGCCTGGCCTGCTTCTACAACGAGAAGGTCGACATCTACCTCGACGGCGTTCTGCAGGACCGCCCGCGCACTCCGTTCAGCTGA
- a CDS encoding MarR family winged helix-turn-helix transcriptional regulator yields the protein MQQTEQPSPDDIVVDLLVTAGRLTRLAGTISDDDLPRAVLRALAVLDEHGGLRVSDFARIDRCSQPAATALIGRLVTDGFATRTKDPRDSRAVLVELTPAGRTRLVEARRAYAAAMAPGLADFDLDRLIRLDNDMNDLLTALRAVARGHQCSNQERR from the coding sequence GTGCAGCAGACAGAGCAGCCCTCCCCGGACGACATCGTGGTCGACCTGTTGGTCACTGCCGGTCGGCTCACCCGGCTCGCCGGGACGATCAGCGACGACGATCTGCCCCGTGCGGTCCTGCGGGCCCTGGCCGTGCTCGACGAGCACGGCGGCCTGCGGGTCAGCGACTTCGCCCGAATCGATCGATGTTCACAACCGGCGGCAACGGCGCTGATCGGCCGACTCGTCACCGACGGATTCGCCACCCGCACCAAGGACCCACGCGACTCGCGGGCAGTTCTCGTCGAACTGACCCCGGCGGGCCGGACCCGCCTCGTCGAGGCCAGGCGCGCCTACGCCGCCGCCATGGCCCCCGGACTCGCCGATTTCGATCTCGATCGGCTGATCCGGCTCGACAACGACATGAACGACCTGCTGACAGCCCTGCGCGCGGTTGCCCGCGGTCATCAGTGCAGCAACCAGGAGCGCCGATGA
- a CDS encoding MerR family transcriptional regulator — protein sequence MREVTVRIGELAEQAGVSVRSLRYYEEHGLLASTRSSGGQRTYTDDAVARVHLLQRLYAAGLSSRTIVDLMPCVDKPSAEQTDETWARLLEEREQLDQRITELLRTRDTLDEIITVNRDHRQSYP from the coding sequence ATGAGGGAGGTCACAGTGCGAATCGGCGAACTGGCGGAGCAGGCGGGTGTGAGCGTCCGCTCGCTGCGCTACTACGAGGAGCACGGACTGCTGGCCAGCACGCGCAGCAGCGGCGGACAGCGCACCTACACCGACGACGCCGTCGCGCGAGTCCACCTGTTGCAGCGGCTCTACGCCGCGGGACTGTCGAGCCGCACCATCGTCGACCTGATGCCGTGCGTCGACAAACCCAGCGCCGAACAGACCGACGAGACCTGGGCCCGCCTGCTCGAAGAACGCGAACAGCTCGACCAGCGCATCACCGAACTGCTGCGCACCCGCGACACCCTCGACGAGATCATCACGGTGAACCGCGACCACCGGCAGAGCTACCCATAG
- a CDS encoding alkene reductase — translation MTKTLFEAYDLAGLRLPNRIAMAPMGRVRSGVEGLATPSMAAYYAQRATAGLIISEGVQPSLLGQSNPRTPGLHTDAQVDSWKQVTGAVHANGGRIFAQLMHGGRIGHPDTTGMQPVGPSAVAARDTMVFTPTGPQPAPIPRALTTAEVGDEALSYARAARRAIDAGFDGVELHGANGYLIGQFLSSNANLRTDGYGGSIAGRIRFAAEAVAATVDAIGAGRVGIRLSPGAGIWDAIDEDVPELYGALLAELATHDLAYVHLEATADEETLVGLRRTWPGRLIVNPSIPGGPVPADRKAAEHWLDLGADVISFGRAFLANPDLVERLRADLPLDEADEATYYTGGDTGYLTYGAYRYPAAG, via the coding sequence ATGACAAAGACACTGTTCGAGGCTTACGACCTGGCCGGACTTCGGCTGCCGAACCGTATCGCAATGGCCCCGATGGGCCGGGTCCGCTCCGGGGTCGAAGGTTTGGCGACGCCGTCGATGGCCGCCTACTACGCTCAGCGCGCGACCGCGGGCCTGATCATCTCCGAGGGCGTCCAGCCCAGCCTGCTCGGCCAGTCCAATCCTCGGACGCCGGGGCTCCACACCGACGCCCAGGTCGACTCGTGGAAGCAGGTCACCGGCGCGGTGCATGCCAACGGCGGGCGCATCTTCGCGCAGCTCATGCACGGCGGCCGGATCGGTCACCCCGACACCACGGGCATGCAACCGGTCGGCCCCTCGGCGGTTGCGGCGCGCGACACGATGGTCTTCACGCCGACCGGCCCGCAGCCCGCTCCGATCCCGCGTGCCCTGACCACCGCGGAGGTCGGCGACGAAGCGCTGTCCTACGCGCGCGCGGCTCGCCGGGCGATCGACGCGGGGTTCGACGGTGTCGAGTTGCACGGCGCCAACGGGTATTTGATCGGGCAGTTCCTGTCCAGCAATGCCAATCTGCGCACCGATGGTTACGGCGGCTCGATCGCGGGGCGGATCCGTTTCGCGGCCGAGGCGGTCGCGGCCACCGTGGACGCCATCGGCGCGGGCCGCGTCGGCATCCGGCTCAGCCCGGGCGCGGGTATCTGGGACGCGATCGACGAGGACGTCCCCGAGCTGTACGGGGCGCTGCTGGCCGAGCTCGCCACCCACGACCTGGCCTATGTCCACCTCGAGGCGACGGCCGACGAGGAAACCCTGGTCGGCCTGCGCCGCACGTGGCCGGGCCGCCTGATCGTCAACCCATCGATCCCCGGCGGCCCCGTCCCCGCCGACCGCAAGGCCGCCGAACACTGGCTCGACCTCGGCGCCGACGTGATCAGCTTCGGCCGCGCGTTCCTCGCCAACCCGGACCTCGTCGAGCGACTGCGCGCTGACCTGCCCCTCGACGAGGCCGACGAGGCGACCTATTACACCGGAGGCGATACCGGCTACCTCACCTACGGCGCCTACCGGTATCCGGCGGCAGGCTAG
- a CDS encoding acyl-CoA dehydrogenase family protein has protein sequence MSSNELLEFRTSVRALLSKHATPAALRTAMGSELGYDPALWRMLCEQVGVAALAVPEEWGGAGAGLVESLLVVGELGRTLAGVPMLGSAVLGAQAVLLSGDEQACARLLPDLADGSRTAALCWADAEGWDVAGVSAAGGTLSGTAHYVLHGAQSDLLLVLTDDGLFETTAGAPGVTITPTPALDPTRKLATITFADTPATGLGTGDPAELRTRLREIAWAALAAEQVGAARRCLEMTVEYTASRVQFGRPIGSFQALKHRMADMYVLVESAESTALAAALAVAEHSATVAEDAWVARQHCTETFSTVAAETIQLHGGIAITWEHDAHLYFKRAHATAELFGTGRRPVAAA, from the coding sequence ATGTCATCGAATGAACTGCTCGAATTCCGGACCAGCGTGCGGGCGCTACTGAGCAAGCACGCGACGCCCGCTGCTCTGCGCACCGCCATGGGCAGTGAGCTGGGGTACGACCCGGCACTGTGGCGGATGCTGTGCGAGCAGGTCGGGGTCGCGGCGCTGGCGGTACCGGAGGAGTGGGGCGGGGCGGGCGCCGGGCTGGTCGAATCCCTGCTCGTGGTCGGGGAACTCGGACGGACGCTCGCGGGTGTGCCGATGCTCGGATCGGCAGTGCTCGGGGCGCAGGCGGTGCTGCTGTCCGGCGACGAGCAGGCGTGCGCCCGGCTCCTGCCGGACCTGGCGGACGGGTCGCGCACGGCGGCACTGTGCTGGGCCGATGCCGAGGGCTGGGATGTGGCCGGGGTTTCGGCTGCGGGCGGAACTCTCAGCGGGACAGCGCATTACGTGCTGCACGGTGCGCAGTCCGACCTGCTGCTCGTCCTGACCGACGACGGCCTGTTCGAGACGACAGCAGGCGCACCGGGCGTCACCATCACCCCGACTCCGGCGCTCGACCCCACCCGCAAACTCGCCACCATCACCTTCGCCGACACCCCCGCCACCGGCCTCGGCACCGGCGACCCGGCCGAGCTGCGCACACGTCTGCGTGAGATCGCCTGGGCCGCACTGGCCGCCGAGCAGGTCGGCGCCGCCCGCCGCTGCCTCGAGATGACAGTCGAGTACACCGCCTCACGCGTGCAGTTCGGTCGCCCGATCGGCAGTTTCCAGGCGCTCAAGCACCGGATGGCCGATATGTACGTGCTGGTCGAGTCGGCGGAATCGACGGCGCTGGCGGCGGCGCTGGCCGTGGCCGAGCACAGCGCCACCGTCGCCGAGGACGCCTGGGTCGCCCGTCAGCACTGCACCGAGACGTTCTCGACCGTCGCCGCCGAGACCATCCAGCTCCACGGCGGCATCGCGATCACCTGGGAACACGACGCCCACCTCTACTTCAAGCGCGCCCATGCCACCGCCGAACTGTTCGGCACAGGCCGCCGCCCGGTAGCCGCCGCCTAG
- a CDS encoding acyl-CoA dehydrogenase family protein codes for MRFALSTEQLDFAAELRKILDAGQVPAAVRAWADGDTGKGRALLRQVAEMGVFGLLVDEQYGGAEATPVDLTVALVELGRAAVPGPTIESAAVIPALLQGLPDPEPARRWLPALTGGGLLGTIAFDEPQRSIALDAETVDLVLVAGDGRISLGRRTPDSGEAVDPTNAAAADAASAPGQAAAGAAGDASGGSAAPASGSGSTGARASVPSPLASIDPARKLFGITADELVADGEDVQEAIDYAFDHGVLACAAQLLGAGRAILDQTTNYAKQRKQFGRAIGEFQAVKQQLADVLIALDLAEPLLYRAALTLDSPDRTRDVSAALVACGDAAHRAARAGLQVHGAIGYTAEYDLSVWLTRVTALRTAWGTADFHRARIATALRDRPAS; via the coding sequence ATGAGATTCGCGCTCAGCACCGAACAGCTCGACTTCGCCGCGGAGCTGCGCAAGATCCTCGACGCCGGACAGGTACCCGCGGCGGTCCGCGCGTGGGCCGACGGCGACACCGGCAAAGGGCGCGCGCTGCTGCGTCAGGTGGCCGAGATGGGCGTGTTCGGTCTGCTCGTCGACGAGCAGTACGGCGGGGCCGAGGCGACGCCGGTCGATCTCACCGTCGCGCTGGTCGAACTGGGCCGGGCCGCTGTCCCGGGGCCGACCATCGAATCCGCGGCCGTGATTCCGGCTCTGCTGCAAGGTCTGCCGGATCCTGAGCCCGCCCGGCGATGGCTGCCCGCGCTCACCGGCGGCGGTCTGCTCGGCACGATCGCCTTCGACGAGCCGCAGCGTTCGATTGCTCTGGATGCCGAAACCGTCGACCTCGTCCTCGTCGCCGGGGACGGACGGATCAGCCTGGGGCGCCGTACACCCGATTCGGGCGAGGCAGTCGATCCCACGAACGCCGCAGCCGCCGATGCGGCGAGCGCACCCGGCCAAGCCGCTGCGGGCGCCGCCGGTGACGCATCCGGCGGCAGCGCCGCACCGGCGTCCGGTTCCGGCAGCACCGGTGCGCGAGCATCCGTGCCCAGCCCGCTGGCCTCGATCGACCCGGCGCGCAAGTTGTTCGGTATCACGGCCGACGAGCTGGTCGCCGACGGTGAGGACGTCCAGGAGGCGATCGACTACGCCTTCGATCACGGCGTCCTCGCCTGTGCCGCACAGCTGCTCGGCGCAGGCCGAGCGATCCTCGACCAGACCACGAACTACGCCAAGCAGCGCAAGCAGTTCGGCCGGGCGATCGGTGAATTCCAGGCGGTGAAGCAGCAGCTCGCAGACGTCCTGATCGCCCTGGACCTGGCCGAACCGCTGCTGTATCGCGCCGCCCTCACCCTCGACTCCCCCGACCGCACCCGCGACGTCTCCGCGGCCCTCGTGGCCTGCGGCGACGCCGCCCACCGCGCGGCCCGCGCCGGCCTCCAGGTCCACGGCGCCATCGGCTACACCGCCGAATACGACCTGTCGGTGTGGCTGACCCGCGTCACCGCCCTGCGCACCGCCTGGGGCACCGCCGATTTCCACCGCGCCCGCATCGCCACCGCCCTGCGCGACCGACCGGCGAGCTGA
- a CDS encoding acyl-CoA dehydrogenase family protein, producing MDLEIDPAVREFQLEVREFLATHVPRAPLPSMDTQAGFEAHRQWEATLAEARLSAVSWPREYGGRDASILEWVLFEQEYYAAGAPGRVAQNGIFLLAPTLFEHGTPEQLARILPRMARGDDIWAQAWSEPESGSDLASLRSTARRTEGGWLLNGQKTWSSRASYADWSFGLFRSDPEAQRHHGLTYVMFPLSADGVSVRPIPQLDGEPGFAEIFLDDVFVPDRDVIGAVDEGWRVAMATSSNERGLSLRSPGRFSATAQRIIELWRETADPSDTAARNAVVDAWLGAEAYRLHTFGTVTRLTDGGQLGAESSITKVFWSDLDIAMHETALDLLGPAAEQQSRWTDGYLFSLSGPIYAGTNEIQRNIIAERILGLPRESRR from the coding sequence GTGGATCTCGAGATCGACCCGGCCGTCCGGGAGTTCCAGCTGGAGGTGCGCGAGTTCCTCGCCACCCACGTCCCGCGCGCACCGCTGCCCTCCATGGACACGCAGGCGGGTTTCGAAGCGCACCGCCAGTGGGAGGCGACGCTGGCCGAGGCCCGGCTCTCGGCGGTGTCCTGGCCGCGCGAATACGGCGGGCGCGACGCCTCGATCCTGGAATGGGTGCTGTTCGAGCAGGAGTACTACGCCGCGGGCGCACCCGGCCGGGTGGCGCAGAACGGCATCTTCCTGCTGGCACCCACCCTGTTCGAGCACGGCACCCCCGAGCAGCTGGCGCGCATCCTGCCGCGGATGGCGCGCGGTGACGACATCTGGGCGCAGGCCTGGTCCGAGCCCGAGTCGGGCAGCGACCTGGCGAGCCTGCGGTCGACCGCGCGCCGGACCGAGGGCGGCTGGCTGCTCAACGGGCAGAAGACCTGGAGTTCGCGGGCGTCCTACGCGGACTGGTCGTTCGGCCTGTTCCGCAGCGATCCGGAGGCACAGCGTCATCACGGGCTGACCTATGTGATGTTCCCGCTCTCGGCCGACGGCGTGAGCGTGCGGCCGATCCCGCAGCTCGACGGCGAGCCCGGCTTCGCCGAGATCTTCCTCGACGATGTCTTCGTGCCCGATCGCGATGTGATCGGCGCGGTCGACGAGGGCTGGCGGGTGGCGATGGCCACCTCGAGCAACGAGCGTGGCCTGTCGCTGCGCAGCCCTGGCCGGTTCAGCGCCACCGCGCAGCGGATCATCGAGCTGTGGCGCGAGACCGCCGACCCGAGCGACACCGCCGCCCGCAACGCGGTGGTCGACGCCTGGCTCGGGGCAGAGGCCTATCGCCTGCACACCTTCGGCACGGTCACCCGGCTCACCGACGGCGGCCAGCTGGGCGCGGAATCCTCGATCACCAAGGTGTTCTGGTCCGATCTCGACATCGCCATGCACGAGACCGCGCTCGACCTGCTCGGCCCCGCCGCCGAACAGCAGAGCCGCTGGACCGACGGCTACCTGTTCTCCCTCTCCGGCCCGATCTACGCGGGCACCAACGAGATCCAGCGCAACATCATCGCCGAACGCATCCTCGGCCTGCCGAGAGAGAGCAGGCGATGA
- a CDS encoding enoyl-CoA hydratase: protein MSPESETEVITYEVRGPVAVVTMNRPDFRNAQNSKMTYALDAAFVRAVEDPQVKVIVLAGNGKHFSAGHDIGTPGRDHDAHYENKAALWWDHVDRAGGDQRFARETEVYLGMCRRWREIPKPTVAMVQGACIAGGLMLAWVCDLIVCSDDAFFSDPVVRMGIPGVEYFAHPWVMGPRAAKEFLFTGDRFDAAQAKEWGMVNRVVPRAELATETMALAEKIATMPQFGLALTKKAVNQAEDLMGMRSGMDSVFGLHHFAHAHNAEVGADSLGGMNARSMKNAATEQNGSK, encoded by the coding sequence GTGAGTCCCGAATCCGAGACCGAGGTCATCACCTACGAGGTGCGCGGGCCGGTCGCCGTGGTCACCATGAACCGGCCCGATTTCCGCAACGCGCAGAACTCGAAGATGACCTACGCCCTCGACGCCGCGTTCGTGCGGGCCGTCGAGGACCCGCAGGTCAAGGTGATCGTGTTGGCGGGCAACGGCAAACACTTCAGCGCCGGGCACGACATCGGCACGCCGGGGCGCGACCACGACGCGCACTACGAGAACAAGGCCGCGCTGTGGTGGGACCACGTCGACCGCGCCGGTGGCGATCAGCGCTTCGCCCGCGAGACCGAGGTGTACCTCGGCATGTGCAGGCGCTGGCGCGAAATCCCCAAGCCGACGGTGGCGATGGTGCAGGGCGCGTGTATCGCGGGCGGGCTCATGCTGGCCTGGGTGTGCGATCTGATCGTCTGCTCCGACGACGCGTTCTTCTCCGATCCCGTTGTCCGGATGGGAATTCCCGGGGTGGAGTACTTCGCGCATCCCTGGGTGATGGGCCCGCGCGCGGCCAAGGAGTTCCTGTTCACCGGTGATCGCTTCGATGCCGCGCAGGCCAAGGAGTGGGGCATGGTCAACCGGGTCGTGCCGCGCGCGGAACTCGCGACCGAGACCATGGCGCTGGCCGAGAAGATCGCCACCATGCCGCAATTCGGGCTCGCGCTCACCAAGAAGGCCGTCAACCAGGCCGAGGACCTGATGGGCATGCGCTCGGGCATGGACTCGGTCTTCGGACTGCATCATTTCGCGCACGCGCACAACGCCGAAGTGGGCGCCGATTCGCTCGGCGGGATGAACGCCCGCTCGATGAAGAACGCCGCGACCGAACAGAACGGAAGCAAGTAA